The genomic region TTGGAGGTTTCTTTGGTTTGTAAAAATAAGAGCAAACTGTAATGAAATTTCGGAACGTATCGCAATGAGAATGGTTTCTTTTTCATGTCCAATGCGAAACACAAAATTTCTATGCGGAATTTCTCTCTGAAACACAGGTTGAATATGACCTGATTTAGATACGACAAAAGTGTTGCCGTCGTATTTGTGAAAGAATTCCACGGAATCAATGTTATGTGCTTGGATGAGAAGAAGAGGATATTTGATAGGGTTTGGAAAATCCTTTGGATCTAGTTTTAACCAAAGAGTTCCTTTCAAAAACCCAAAGTTTACAAAATCATCTGTAATTTTGGTGAAATTTCTCGTTTTTAGGACTGTTTCAATCGGAGTAGAAGAACTTGGATCAATCCAATACGTAAACTTGGTTGTGTGGATGATTCGTTCCCCCATATCATTGGGAGATTGCGAAACAATTGGTTTGGTGAAAAAAATAAGGGAGAGTAAAGTTAGAAAAAATGTCTGCGTTGTTTTTTTCAATGGTTGGATTGGGACAAGGGCGATCCACCCCTGTCCTGTTTTCATTTTGCCTTACGCCTGTTTTTTGGCTGCTTCGTAAGAGATCTCTTGTGGGCCAGTGTAAATTTGGCGTGGGCGGCCAATCTTTAAACTTGGATCTTCAATCATCTCTTTCCATTGTGCAATCCAACCAGGAAGTCTTCCCATAGCAAACATGACTGTAAACATATTGGTAGGAATTCCTAACGCGCGGTAGATGATCCCTGAGTAGAAGTCTACGTTTGGATAAAGTTTTCTTTCTACAAAGTAAGGATCGTTGAGAGCTGCTTCTTCCAATTCTTTAGCGATGTCAAGGAGTGGATCTTTGATTCCAAGTTTGTTAAGAACTTTATCACATGCCACTTTGATGATTTTGGCACGAGGGTCAAAGTTTTTGTAAACTCGGTGACCAAATCCATTCAATCGGAAACTGGAATTTTTGTCTTTGGCTTGTTCGACGATTTTTTTCACAGAAAGCCCGCTTTTTTTAATTCCTTCTAACATTTCCAATACTTCTTGGTTAGCACCACCGTGGCGTGGTCCCCAGAGAGCAAGGATCCCTGCAGATATCGCACCATACAAGTTTGCTAGAGAAGATCCCACCAAACGCACAGTAGACGTTGAACAGTTTTGTTCGTGGTCTGCGTGCAGGATGAGAAGTAAGTTCAGTGCAGAAACAATTTCTGGATCGATATGGTAATCTTCTGCCGGAACCGCAAACATCATATTCATAAAGTTAGATGCATAATCTAACTCATTGAGTGGATGGATGATTGGTTGGCCGATGGATTTTTTATATGCGTAAGCTGCGATCGTTGGAAATTTTGCGAGCAAACGAATGATAGAAATTTCTCTATGTTCCTCATTCATTGGATCGTAACTATCTTGGTAGTATGTAGACAAACATCCCATCATACAAGACATGATCGCCATAGGGTGTCCATCTTTTGGGAAACCGTTGAACAGGCGTTTGAGATCCTCGTGGATCATAGTATGTTTTGTGATTGAACTATTCCATTCTTTTAGTTGGGCATCGTTTGGAAGTTTACCGTAGATAAGTAAATATGCCACTTCGGTGAAGGTAGACTTTGCAGCCAAATCTTCGATCGGGATTCCTCGGTAACGAAGGATTCCTTTTTCTCCATCAAGAAAAGTAATTTCACTGGTGCAAGCACCTGTATTTAAATAACCGGAATCAATCGTAACATAACCTGACAATTGGCGGAGTTTAGTAATATCAATTGCCTTCTCGTCTTCACTTCCTACTAAAATCGGAAGTTCGTACTCTTTCCCATCCACTTTCAGAATTGCCTTTTCGGACATATCTTCTCCTGTATATCTCTGTCTATTTCAAAGGATAGACAGGGGAAAGGGTGGGGAAAAGCCATTTTTTACAACTTATGGTATTTTTTCATAATGTCATAGGCGTAAAAATTTGAAACCACGATGCGACAGTAATCTCTCGATTCTTTGTAAGGTAGGTCTTCCAAAAAATGGTTAAAATCACCGGTATAGACTGACTTCTTCCATTTGCGTAAATTCCCCGGTCCGCCGTTATACGCGATCGAAGCCCATTTTAATTCATTTCCATTGGATTTCAAAAGGTAGGCCAGAAATTTTGTCCCCAAACGAATGGAAGTTTCGGGCTCATAGAGAGAATAGGAGGTGATTCCCATTCGCGTTGCCAATTCTTTTCCGGTGGCGGGCATAATTTGCATCAGGCCTCGGGCATTAGATCTGGAAGTTGCTGTTTCTTTAAAGAAGGATTCTTGGCGCATTAATGCATACACCTTATCTTCGGAGATATCATTTTCCTGCGCGTAACGAGAGACAATACTTTGGTGGGGTCTTGGAAAAATTCTCGTGGAGATGGAAGTGGGTAAAAGGATGGGATCATCTGGGATGAGATGTCTTTTTAATAATGACCTTGTGTGAAAAGCGGTATAATATGTGTTATATGTTAGGTCTCCTATCCCCACCAGAATTTCATCTTTTTCTTCCTCGGAAAGATTTTCTCGTTTTACGTGAAAGTTAACAAGACTAAGTCCCAAACTATCCTCACCCACCCGAAAGTATTCTTTGGCGAGATTCAAAAGTTTATGGCCTTGGATTCTTGAGCTCATTCCTCCCAGTTTGTTTCCCAGTTCATAGGAATCTTTCGGATAAGCAAACCCTAAGTTTCTTCCAAGGAGAGCATAAGATTCTTCTGGAATACCTGCGGTATAAGATAAATATTCAAATAAATATTCTTTGTTGTAAGTGGGATTGTCTGGTTTATTTCCTTCTTTGATGATGGATAAAAACTCTTCGCGGATGACTCGTGTATAATAAGATCCAGGGCAAAGGGAATAATACCTTTTTAGTTCTTTTTTTAATTTTTCTATATCCCCACTTTCTTTGAGGGAACGTAAATACCAATACACGAGCCGGCCTTTTACAGGTAAGTTGGGAATTTCGGCAAGGGCTCTTTCAAATTTTGCGAGGGGAGCATAGTTGGATTTTTCTCCTTTGCGATCCACTAGGTATTCAATAAGCCGATCTTGGTAAAAAAGATTAAATGGATATTTTCCTAAGTATAAAACTAAGTTTTCAAAATATAATTCACGATCACCTAATCTATCGTATGTGGCAGAAAGAACTCGGTAATAACCTGCATCTTTTCCAGGAAATGTTTTTAAAAGTTCAATCGCATTCTGAAATTTGTTTTGTTGGTATAAAATATCAGCCAAACTCACAATCCATGAGGAATCCATATCCACAAAGGTTTTGTTTGTCCGTAAAACTCTAAAAAGTTCGTTTGTTTTTCCCGTTTTGGTTAAAACTGTGGTTAGGTGTCTGAAACCTTCATAATAAGCAAGTCTTGTGGAAAAAAGTTCTGGCCTTGTGCGAAACAAAGCTTCTTTGTCATTATTGTTGATCGCTGGCAATAAGAGAGTGAGTTCAGAGGGGGCAAGTTGTAAAATACTCCCCGATCCTTTGTATTTGGACCAGTCTGCGGCAATCATTTGCACAGTAGAGTCCGAAAGTCCATCTCTTTGTAGACAATTTAACCATTCTTCAACGGCTGCTTTTTCATCACCTAATATAAGTTTTGCTTTCCCGTATCTGTATTGTGTATCGCCTGTGAGAAGGTATCGTTTGTGCGATTCTTGGATGGAGTTAATTTTATCTAAAATCTCCTTCCATTGGTTGTTGGCCGCAAGAAGACGAATCAGTTCATCCAGTAACCTACGGCAAATCGGATCTTCTTCTAAATTCAAGCGATTCAAAAATAGGATTCGTTCGGCGGGTGTGAGATAATTTCTTTGTGTAATTTCTGTGTACAACTTCCAATAACTCAGTTTAAAAAGTGTGGTTTGGAAAGGCATCGTTTGTGTTAGGATTTTTTTTACCTCTTCTTCTGACGATTCTGTGACAAAAACTCCACGCACAAGAGAAATCAAATATCGAAATCGTTTCTCCTTGTCACCGTTAGGTGCTTTTTCATGGAACTCAATGAGGCTATATACTTCACTTTCCCGGGAAGGATTTGTATTTCGAAAGTGGTTTTCAATTTGCCCCCACTGGTGGGATTTAATTAAATATTGAAGGTCAGTGTCCGCAAATAGGGATGTTGTGAAAAAGAGAAGAATTCTACTTGCTAACCAAAAATGCCTCATGCATACTTCCTATGATTACGAATTTAGAGAGGGAAGGTTCCTCTCCTTATGAGCTTACAAACAGAATACAAACTGCAATGGCCGGAATATCGGATTGAATTCCACCCAGGGCCTGTTATCCCTAAAAAGGCCAACCTGAATGAACTTTGGCCGACCCTTCGTGCCTTTTTTTCAGGCAATCAGTCTCGTTTTGCAAACTATCTCTTTTATCTATCGACCGATTTTTCTGGGGGGTTCAGCCTTTGTTCCATTTTGGGGGAAAATGAGACCGCAAATCGGTTTCGAGACCCACAACTTTTCACCCCATCTCCTTTTCCGAAGGAATCCTTGGACCAAATTTGGGAACTTTGCCAAAACCGTGATTTTGAGGAGATGGAAAGAGAGGATTGGGAATTCATTGGGTTTGGACTTTTGTATTCTGGTGATGTCCGCGAATTTCGCAATTGGGTTATGAAAACCAAAGAATTCTTTGGTCAAACCGATGACAATCGTCGGTTTTTATATTTACTTGGTTGGGAAAATTCTGAAATCCCATTTGAAAGTTCCGTATTACATATGTTAGTTGAATATGTAAAAGGGAACAGAGAAGTATTGGATTTTAAAACTCTTACCGATGCTGTAACTTTAGATGCCCATTGGCAAATCTCTGGAGTTCTGTTTCATGCGATTGAAACCGGATGGTTTACGGGAGAAGAAACTTTTAGGTTCTGGAAATTTATCATTGGTTTTTATTCTGAGTGGAATGATTGGGAAAAAGGAAAGTTTCGTTCCATTTCTCTTGGAAAAATTCCCGCCTCTTTTGCTTTGCGTTATGCCAAACGATATTTTTCAGATGCGGATTTTGATTTATACAGAGAAGAATTGGAAACAAGTCTTCGCGGTGATTGGACTTACGGTAATGGATTCGGTTATGAACTCACTCACCAAATGGATCCCTTTGTCGAAACAGTGGTAAGATTTCGTAATGAAGGCGAAAGATTTGAAGAAGGATTAAAAAAAGAGCTCATTCTCAAACCCTATTCGTATTTTATCAATTTACAATTGGCTTGTATCTATTTTGTGAAAAAGGAAAACGATAAGTTTTTACAGTTTTATAAAAAAGCAGGTAGGCTTAAATATTTACCTTTAGCTCTTAATTTATATTGGCGTGTTTTGAAACAAAACGGTGATGAAATTTTAGGATCTTCCATAGAACGGTCATTAGTTGCCACTGGTGAATCGATCCACATTCCAGAAGGTTGGACCTAAGATGCCACTAACCCAAGAACAAATTATGGAACTCTCCAAATTGCAGAAAATGCTAAGGAATTTGGAGAAAATTGAAAGAAATGCAAAAAATGATCTGCAAAAAGAGCGGGTGGCCTTCGACATTGAACGTTATAGGCGTAGGATGCAAGAGGTATCTCCAGAAGGAATTCCTGATAATTTAGAGCAGACCATGCGGAATGCAAAAACCAGAGAAGAAAATCCAGAAAACCTCAAACACAAAGTCATATCTCAATATCCTGTGATGAAAGTCTCCCCCAATTCGAATGATAGTGAAATCAATCAAATTGGTACACTTGTGAACATTATGGATTTGGAATATATTCCTATCCTTGGGGATGGTCATATCAAGTTTGATTATTCTCATGCCACAGAAAGGGACTCTGTTCTCAAATATATGGAGAACTTACGTAGAAACATGAAAATTCTTGTGGAAACAATCGAAGAATATGCTGCAGCCGACAAACAAGAGTTTCGTGAACAGCTATCAAGAATGAAAAATAAACAATCCCGAATTTTTATTGCGGAATCTTTTGAAACTTTGGGCAAATTTCGAGATTTCCTCACTGCTGTCAATAAAGACATCAAGGACGGGGTAAACGTAATTATGAACATGGAAGAACCTATCAAATTCAATCCACGGTTTGAAAAGGCAACGGTTTTGGAAGGTCGTTCCATCATGGAAGGGCTTCGCGAATTTCAAGAATTTGCGGAAGAGGCGTGTGATTTGATTCGACTCCCGTCTTTTAGAGGTTAAAAAAACCTTTTCATTCCCGGGGGGAAACGCACACTGTGAAAAATCACATACACGGACTCGTAACAGCATGGCATTAGTCAAAAATCAGACCGAAGTTACCAATTCAACGATTGGTGAGAATTCTTACTTCAACGGTAAATTCTTCATCAATGGTTCCTTAAAAATTGACGGTAAATTCGAGGGAAAATCCCTCCAAGCCGAACACCTCTATATTGGTGTAACCGGAAAGGTCAAAACCAACATCACTGCTGCCAGTGTCATCGTAGAGGGAATTGTTGTCGGAAACGTCACCGCAAGAAACCGTGTGATGCTCCTTCCTACCTCAAAAATTCTCGGAGATATCAAAACTCCTGAGCTGATCATCCAAAACGGGGTGATTTTGGAAGGACGTTGTATGATTTCCAACGACCTCAAACACAGTGCCAAAGACCTAATTGAATTGGAATACTCAAAAGATTCCTTAAGTGTAGAGAAGATTTTTGGGAAACAACCAAACGCAAAAGAATAATTGAAAACCATTCTGATTTCGGAAGGCGATCCAACAAGTATCAACTACGAACTTGTAGTTTCTGCCTTCCCACAATTGTTAGCTTTGGGGAAACAACACCGCATTTATCTAGTGCGCGGGCCCCACAACATCACAGTTCCCTCCCTCCCAAACCTTACAAAACCCAGTGCCGAACCAGGATTTTATTCACTTACTTGGTCAGGTTCTAAAAAAACTCGTTCGTTTGTTCTAGGAAAACCTTCTGCGAACTCTGGAAAAATGGCCTATGATTCGCTACTGGCCGCTATGGATGTACAAAAGGAACTCGGAGCCGATCTCATTACTTTGCCTCTTTCGAAAGAATGGGTACAAAAAGCAGGGATCAAAGGATTTCGGGGCCATACAGAAACCTTGGCTGAGTTTTATAAACGACCTACGTTTATGATGATGAGTGGGGAAAAACTCAATGTCATTCCTTTAACTACGCACGTGCCGTTGAAGGATGTGGTGAAAGAATTAAAAAAGTTTTCTTGGAAGGAATTGGCCAAGGCAATGACGAGTTCTCGCTTTTTAAAGAATCCAAAAATTGCTTATTTGGGTCTTAACCCCCATGCCGGGGAAGGGGGAAAGATTGGGGACGAGGAATCGACCTTACTTGCCATTGGTGCCAAAGTACTCCGAAAAGCAAAGTTCTCCGTCGAGGGACCGCTTTCCGCCGATTCTGCTTTTTTACCAGGTGCTAAGCCGTACGATTTGTATTTGGCTTCCTATCATGACCAAGGACTCATTCCATTTAAATTGCTTGAAGGGAAAAAGGGAGTCAACATAACCTTAGGACTGGATTTTACCCGTGTGTCCCCCGACCACGGAACGGCCTTTGACATTGCAGGTAAGGGCATTAGTGATCCCACAGGACTCATCTCCTGTTTAGAACGACTCACGGAGAATACAAAAACAAAACCATGACACTATTGGAAGTCCTTGCCTTTCCGGTTTTATTTATTTGGTTTGTGGGGCTTCTTCTCACTCTGTTCCGGAGAGATTTAGAATCCCATTGGAAGTTTTTTTTCTTCCTAGTGTTTTGTTTTTATTTGGTCCAATTTTTTCCAGAATTTTGGGAAGGGGTGGCTCGTTGGAAGGAAAATCCCAAAGCAGAGGTTCTCATTTGGATTTCGGCTATGGGAAATTCTATCTATGTATTTTTATTCTTTTTATGGCCCCTGGTTCTCATTCGCATATATTATTCCGCATCCAATAATTTAAGTAAAACCTTGATCCCTGCACTTGCCTATGGGACTGTTTTGTATTGGGTTTTATTTTTTCTTTGGACTATGTATTCCAAAGAGTTCAACGGTTGGCTTCATCAAGTTTTCACAATAAGTAAATAAAAAGGGCATACAATGGCAGTTCCATTTATAGATATCAAACGATTTGAACCAGGATTTTTGGACACCTGGAATGAAAAAGTAAAGTCCATGTCAGTAAACGCACAGTTTATCGGTGGA from Leptospira bandrabouensis harbors:
- a CDS encoding citrate synthase — protein: MSEKAILKVDGKEYELPILVGSEDEKAIDITKLRQLSGYVTIDSGYLNTGACTSEITFLDGEKGILRYRGIPIEDLAAKSTFTEVAYLLIYGKLPNDAQLKEWNSSITKHTMIHEDLKRLFNGFPKDGHPMAIMSCMMGCLSTYYQDSYDPMNEEHREISIIRLLAKFPTIAAYAYKKSIGQPIIHPLNELDYASNFMNMMFAVPAEDYHIDPEIVSALNLLLILHADHEQNCSTSTVRLVGSSLANLYGAISAGILALWGPRHGGANQEVLEMLEGIKKSGLSVKKIVEQAKDKNSSFRLNGFGHRVYKNFDPRAKIIKVACDKVLNKLGIKDPLLDIAKELEEAALNDPYFVERKLYPNVDFYSGIIYRALGIPTNMFTVMFAMGRLPGWIAQWKEMIEDPSLKIGRPRQIYTGPQEISYEAAKKQA
- a CDS encoding lytic transglycosylase domain-containing protein, whose amino-acid sequence is MRHFWLASRILLFFTTSLFADTDLQYLIKSHQWGQIENHFRNTNPSRESEVYSLIEFHEKAPNGDKEKRFRYLISLVRGVFVTESSEEEVKKILTQTMPFQTTLFKLSYWKLYTEITQRNYLTPAERILFLNRLNLEEDPICRRLLDELIRLLAANNQWKEILDKINSIQESHKRYLLTGDTQYRYGKAKLILGDEKAAVEEWLNCLQRDGLSDSTVQMIAADWSKYKGSGSILQLAPSELTLLLPAINNNDKEALFRTRPELFSTRLAYYEGFRHLTTVLTKTGKTNELFRVLRTNKTFVDMDSSWIVSLADILYQQNKFQNAIELLKTFPGKDAGYYRVLSATYDRLGDRELYFENLVLYLGKYPFNLFYQDRLIEYLVDRKGEKSNYAPLAKFERALAEIPNLPVKGRLVYWYLRSLKESGDIEKLKKELKRYYSLCPGSYYTRVIREEFLSIIKEGNKPDNPTYNKEYLFEYLSYTAGIPEESYALLGRNLGFAYPKDSYELGNKLGGMSSRIQGHKLLNLAKEYFRVGEDSLGLSLVNFHVKRENLSEEEKDEILVGIGDLTYNTYYTAFHTRSLLKRHLIPDDPILLPTSISTRIFPRPHQSIVSRYAQENDISEDKVYALMRQESFFKETATSRSNARGLMQIMPATGKELATRMGITSYSLYEPETSIRLGTKFLAYLLKSNGNELKWASIAYNGGPGNLRKWKKSVYTGDFNHFLEDLPYKESRDYCRIVVSNFYAYDIMKKYHKL
- a CDS encoding LBF_1011 family protein; its protein translation is MSLQTEYKLQWPEYRIEFHPGPVIPKKANLNELWPTLRAFFSGNQSRFANYLFYLSTDFSGGFSLCSILGENETANRFRDPQLFTPSPFPKESLDQIWELCQNRDFEEMEREDWEFIGFGLLYSGDVREFRNWVMKTKEFFGQTDDNRRFLYLLGWENSEIPFESSVLHMLVEYVKGNREVLDFKTLTDAVTLDAHWQISGVLFHAIETGWFTGEETFRFWKFIIGFYSEWNDWEKGKFRSISLGKIPASFALRYAKRYFSDADFDLYREELETSLRGDWTYGNGFGYELTHQMDPFVETVVRFRNEGERFEEGLKKELILKPYSYFINLQLACIYFVKKENDKFLQFYKKAGRLKYLPLALNLYWRVLKQNGDEILGSSIERSLVATGESIHIPEGWT
- a CDS encoding bactofilin family protein, translated to MALVKNQTEVTNSTIGENSYFNGKFFINGSLKIDGKFEGKSLQAEHLYIGVTGKVKTNITAASVIVEGIVVGNVTARNRVMLLPTSKILGDIKTPELIIQNGVILEGRCMISNDLKHSAKDLIELEYSKDSLSVEKIFGKQPNAKE
- a CDS encoding PdxA family dehydrogenase, yielding MKTILISEGDPTSINYELVVSAFPQLLALGKQHRIYLVRGPHNITVPSLPNLTKPSAEPGFYSLTWSGSKKTRSFVLGKPSANSGKMAYDSLLAAMDVQKELGADLITLPLSKEWVQKAGIKGFRGHTETLAEFYKRPTFMMMSGEKLNVIPLTTHVPLKDVVKELKKFSWKELAKAMTSSRFLKNPKIAYLGLNPHAGEGGKIGDEESTLLAIGAKVLRKAKFSVEGPLSADSAFLPGAKPYDLYLASYHDQGLIPFKLLEGKKGVNITLGLDFTRVSPDHGTAFDIAGKGISDPTGLISCLERLTENTKTKP